ATGGCTGGACCCCGAACATGATCCTCGACGATGGCGGCGATCTGACCGTGCTGATGCACGACAAGTACCCCGAAATGCTGAACGATGTGCGCGGCGTCTCCGAGGAGACCACGACCGGCGTTCATCGCCTGTATGAGATGGCGAAGAAGGGCACGCTGAAGGTTCCGGCCATCAACGTGAATGACAGCGTCACCAAGTCGAAATTCGACAATCTCTATGGTTGCCGCGAAAGCCTGGTCGATGGCATCCGCCGCGCCACCGACGTGATGATGTCGGGCAAGGTCGCCGTGGTCTGCGGTTATGGCGATGTCGGCAAGGGCTCGGCCGCCTCGCTGCGCAATGCCGGTGCCCGCGTCATGGTCACCGAGATCGACCCGATCTGCGCCCTGCAGGCGGCGATGGAAGGCTTCCAGGTCGTGACCATGGAAGACGCCGCCCCGGTGGCCGACATCTTCGTCACCGCGACCGGCAACAAGGACATCATCACGCTGGACCATATGCGGGCCATGAAGGACCGCGCCATCGTCTGCAATATCGGCCATTTCGACACCGAGATTCAGATCGGCGCGCTGTCCAACTACAAGTGGGAAGAGGTCAAGCCGCAGGTTGACGAGGTTGTGTTCCCGGACAACAAGCGCCTGATCGTGCTGTCCAAGGGCCGCCTGGTGAATCTGGGCAATGCCACCGGCCACCCCAGCTTCGTGATGAGCGCTTCCTTCACCAACCAGGTCCTGGCGCAGCTGGAGCTGTGGAAGAACCACGCGAATTACGAGCGCAAGGTCTATGTGCTGCCGAAGCATCTGGACGAGAAGGTGGCGGCGCTGCATCTCGCCAAGGTCGGTGCCAAGCTGACCAAGCTGACCCCCGACCAGGCCAGCTATATCGGCGTTGACGAGCAGGGGCCGTACAAGGCGGACCAGTATCGCTACTGATCCTTCCCCCATCGGCTTTCCAAAAGGGCTGGCGCCTTGGCGCCGGCCCTTTTCTTTTCCAGGCCTTCGTTTTTCCGGATCAGTGCAGGCTGAGGCTCACATCGGCGTGCCGCAGCGACCCCGGGGTGATGAGCGGCGCCGAGCCGACCGTCACCGAATGCAGCTTGCCCTCCAGATTGCCCTGCCAGAAATCCAGAAATCTGTGCAGCACCGGGTAGGAGGGGGCCATGTCATATTCCTGCCAGATGAAGCTTTGCAGCAGCGTCGGATGGTCGGGCAGGTGATAGAGAATCTCGGCGGTGGTCAGACGGTAGCCGTCCAATTGTCGGATCAATCCACTCATCGGCAAAAGTCTCCCGGCTTCGGTGGAAAAATTTGCGTCCCTGTCTCTTTTCTGTAACTGTGCCGCCTCGTTTTTGACGCGGCAAGAAAATTGTTGTAGATCAAGGTGTTGTTAGCAGCTGGCCGGGAGTGCTAACAATTTGCGCAGCACGCCGCGCCGAGCCGGCGCAAAATCCCCGCCGACTCATTGCCTCGCATGTCTTGACAGGGAAAATCCGCTTTCCTATGTGTCTGGCACTCATCGGGGGAGAGTGCTAACGGGTCCACGCGCCCGGCCCCCTTCCCTTGAGAGTTGCAAATTCAGGCATATCCGCGCGGCAGCATTGACCGCGCGACATTGAGGAGGGTTACCCATATGAAGTTTCGGCCTCTGCACGATCGCGTGCTGGTCCGTCGGCTGGAATCCGAGGATAAGACCGCTGGCGGCATCATCATTCCGGACACCGCCAAGGAAAAGCCGATGGAAGGCGAAATCGTCGCCGTCGGTCCGGGCGCCAAGAATGAGCAGGGCGTGCTCAGCCCGCTGGATGTGAAGCCGGGCGACCGGGTTCTGTTCGGCAAGTGGTCCGGCACCGAGGTGAAGGTTGACGGCCAGGAGCTGTTGATCATGAAGGAAAGCGACATCATGGGCGTCATCGAAGGCGCCGCGAAGGGCAAGAAGGCCGCCTGAGGCGCCTCTCCCCCCGTCGCTTAATCAATCTATTTGAAGGAAGACATACATGGCTGCCAAGGAAGTAAAGTTCGGTGGCGAAGCGCGCACCAAGATGCTGCGCGGCGTCGACATCCTCGCCGATGCGGTGAAGGTCACGCTGGGTCCGAAGGGCCGCAACGTCG
This window of the Oceanibaculum nanhaiense genome carries:
- the ahcY gene encoding adenosylhomocysteinase, whose protein sequence is MGSFTDYKVADIKLADWGRREIRIAETEMPGLMALREEYGNTKPLAGARIVGCLHMTIQTAVLIETLTHLGATIRWSSCNIYSTQDQAAAAIAAAGIPVFAWKGETEEEFWWCIEQTVKGPDGWTPNMILDDGGDLTVLMHDKYPEMLNDVRGVSEETTTGVHRLYEMAKKGTLKVPAINVNDSVTKSKFDNLYGCRESLVDGIRRATDVMMSGKVAVVCGYGDVGKGSAASLRNAGARVMVTEIDPICALQAAMEGFQVVTMEDAAPVADIFVTATGNKDIITLDHMRAMKDRAIVCNIGHFDTEIQIGALSNYKWEEVKPQVDEVVFPDNKRLIVLSKGRLVNLGNATGHPSFVMSASFTNQVLAQLELWKNHANYERKVYVLPKHLDEKVAALHLAKVGAKLTKLTPDQASYIGVDEQGPYKADQYRY
- a CDS encoding usg protein, translated to MSGLIRQLDGYRLTTAEILYHLPDHPTLLQSFIWQEYDMAPSYPVLHRFLDFWQGNLEGKLHSVTVGSAPLITPGSLRHADVSLSLH
- a CDS encoding co-chaperone GroES: MKFRPLHDRVLVRRLESEDKTAGGIIIPDTAKEKPMEGEIVAVGPGAKNEQGVLSPLDVKPGDRVLFGKWSGTEVKVDGQELLIMKESDIMGVIEGAAKGKKAA